A segment of the Alistipes communis genome:
GCCAGCTCTTGATGACGCCCTTCGTTTCGAGGAAGTGGCGCTGCGCCTTCAACAGGTTGCGCAGCTGGAGCACCATCGTGCGCGTCTCGTTGAGGATCGTCAAGTAGAGCATACTGGCTTTCGTACTCCCCTTGCCGGAGGTGTTGAACCGCCGCAGCTCGCTCTTGATCGCGTCCGAAATGGTCTCGAAAAGACGGTCGCGCATCGAGAGCACCAGGTCGATGTCGCCGAAATCGTTGGTCGTGAGCATGGCGTTGATGCGGCGGTAGATCGCCTCCACTTCGTCGCCCACGCGGATCAGGTCGGTCGTCTGTTCACGGGTCAGCCCTTCGTGGTTGTTGTCGATATGGCCGTATGCGGGGCGCACGATGTGGGTGAGCGCCTTGGTCAGTTCGTTGAGGTAGTCGACCACCTGCACGTAGTACTGCGCCGTGTCGAGATCGCTCTCGCGCAGCATCCGCAGCGTCGACATCATGCGGTATTTGCGTTCGTGCATCCGCTCGTAGAGTTCCGACGATTCGCGGTTGAGGTCGCGCAACACCTTGCGGTTCTCCTTGAAGACGGCCAGCAGCGTGCGGTCGTAGATGCGGGTGGCGGTGTTGATCGTCGAGCTGACCACCGTGGCGATCTCTTCGACGACGTTTTCGTTCGTGACGGCGGTCGTCGTTTCGGCGCTCTTCGTCTTTTTGATGAAGTTGCTGTGGACGAGCATGTAGCCCGCCAGCACCGTCAGCAGGATCAGCATGACGGTTCCTCCGTAGACGAGCGCCAGTCCGACGACGTAGGCGATGATGAAGCCGCCCAGCGCCGTCACGAACCATCCCGCCACGACGGTCATCACGCCCGAAATACGGTAAACGGCCGTTTCGCGTCCCCAGGCGCGGTCGGCCAGCGACGAACCCATCGCCACCATGAAGGTGACGTAGGTGGTCGACAGCGGCAGTTTGAGCGATGTGGCCATGGCGATCAGCAGTGCCGAAGTGGTGAGGTTGACCGTGGCGCGGATCATGTCGAACGGTGCGCCGGTGTGTTCGATGTCCGTCACTTCGAAGCGGCGGGAGATCGCCTCGCGGAGCCGTTGGGGAACGACCCGCTCGATGGCATGGTTGGTGTTGAGCGTCGCGCGGACGATGGCGCGGGCGAAGGCCGACGAACCGTATTCGCGCTGCTCCTGCTCGTCGTTCTGGCTGGCCAGCGAGAGTTCGGTTTCGGTGACGTGCATCGCCTTGCGCGACGTCCAGAGCGTGAGGATCATCACCACGCCCGCACCGACGAGGAAGGCGAAGTTGGCCGGAACGTTCTCGTTGAGCGCATCCATCGTCATCGCGGAGTCGCCGGCGTGGCGGGCGATCCGGAAGGCGTCCCAGCCGGCGATCGGTACGCCGATGAAGTTCACCAGATCGTTTCCGGCGAAGGCGAGCGCGAGGGCGAAGGTGCCGCCCAGGATCGTGATGCGCAGGATGTTGATCTTGAAACGCTGGACGAAGAAGAGGATGAGGCTGCATGTCAGCCAGCAGACCAGCAGCGAGAGGATGATATGGTTCTCGACCATATGGATGAAGGCCGTCTGCGACAGTGTTCCTTTGAGTCCCTTGAAGAGTGCGAAGTAGATGATCGCCGTGAGCGATGCGCCGCACCACAGCGCGCCATAGCGGCTCAGGGCCCGCGTGTAACGGAACGAGAAGATCAGGCGGGAGACGTACATCACGGCCGTACCCACCGTCAGCGCGATGACCACCGAGAGCAGGATCGCCGCGACGATGCCGAATGCGCGGCCCGTGTGGATGAACTCGCCCAGGTCGCCCATCGAAAGTGCGTCGCTGCCGGCGATCTTGAAGGTCGAAACGGCGATCGCGGCGCCCAGCAGGCAGAAGATGAGCGACACGGTGGTCGAGGTGGGAAGCCCCCACGAATTGTAGAGGTCCAGCAGAATGATGTTGGCGAACATCACGCTCAGATAGAGCAGGATCACCTCGTGGAAGGAGAACATCCCCGGATCGAACATTCCGTTGCGCGCCACCTCCATCATGCCGCTCGACGTGAGCGTGCCGACCAGGATTCCGATCGATGCCACGATCAGGATCACGCGGCGGGGGGCCGCCTTCGATCCGATAGCCGAGTTGAGGAAATTTACGGCGTCGTTGGTGACGCCGACGAAGAGGCCTGAGACGGCCAGTACTGCCAGAATGGCGATAATCACTGTGTAAATCGGGTCCATAAATCCGTTTTAATTCGTTTCCGCCGCCCGGCGTGCGCCGCACATTCCGAAAACGTTCGTTAGGCAGGACAAATTTAGACCGAAAAGTCGGTTCTCTCACGTAATGCGCGCAGAATTAACGCAAAGGTAAGGATTCCTTAACGCAAATTTAACCTTCGTCTTCTCCCCGTTCTTTCCGGCAGTCCGACACGAAACATCGCGGAGTATCGCGCGGATAAGTATCTCAGTAGAGGTAGAAGACGATGGCCGTGAAGTGGCAGATCGCCGCCAGATTGATGAGCAGGTGCCATACCATGTGGTGATAGCGGAACCCTTTGCGGGCGTAGACCCATGCGCCGGCGGTGTAGAGCACGCCTCCCGCGGCGATCAGCACGAGCAGCGGCATCGAGGCGTGACGCACGAAAAGCGGCATGAAGAAGACGATCGTCCACCCCATCACCAGGTAGATCGTCAGGCTGACCGCCGGAATCGAACGGCGGGCGAGCGACTTGTAGATGATGCCGAAGAGCACCATCGCCCATTGCAGTACCGTAATGAAGGTACCCTGCCAGCCTCCGATGACCGACAGTGCGATCGGGGTGTAGGTTCCGGCGATGGCGACGTAGATGAAGATGTGGTCCAGGATGTGGAACACCTCCTTGTGGCGTGACGCGGGGTGCATCGAGTGGTAGAGGGTCGATCCGAGGAACATCAGCAGCAGCGAGATGACGAAGACGCTGGCGGCCACGGCGGCCAGCGTTCCGTCGTGGACGTAGGCGCGCACGGCGGCGAAGGGAAGAGCGGCGAGCGTCAGACACAGCATCACGCCGTGCGACACGGCGTTGGCGACCTCTTCCCCGACGGTCGGGACGTAGACTTTCTGTTCGGCCATGAGGTGCTTCCATTTGGTTTTCACGCCAAATGTAGCGATAAAATCGGTAGTATGGATCATCGTCTTCGAGATTTTCTTCTTCGTTTTCCCGCCTCGGCGTAGCCTGTGCGAGTTCGGCTCTGCGCCCGGCTTGGCGGAAAATTAAGTTTTTCGCTGTCGAAACAAAGATTGCACCGTTCTTTCGTTGCGGGACGGTATTTCGGGGAATGCCCGCGGTTTCACCCCTCCGTCCGACTCCGGCAGGGTCTCGGCACGGCCTGTGCTGCCGGCCGTTCGCCGTGCTCCGCCGGCCTTCCGCACGGAACCCGTACGAAAAGAGGTGTCGACGGTGCGACGAAGCACGGGGTTTGTGAAATTTTTGTAACTTTGTTGCGTTAGGTTAACGGGGCATCCCGCTAAAATCGTGCAGAGCTATGGAGACGACACGTTACGACGAGCTGCGGACGCTCGTCGCCGCAAATTTTTCCGAGACCACGCAGCGGCTCGTCGACGAGGCGCTGGCATATGCCGCCGAATGCCTTGAAAAACAGGTGCGCTACGACGGATCTCCGCTGCTGGATCACGCCGCAGGCGTCGCACGCATCGTCATCTCCGAAATCGGACTGGGGCGCAACTCCACGCTGGCGGCCATCCTGCACGACGTGGTGCGGCTCGCCGCCTGCGGCGAGCCGGGCGACCTGATGGGCGTGACGTCCGAAATCCGCCGCCGCTTCGGCGACGAGGTGCTGGGCATTACCGTGGGGCTGAGCAACATCTCGAAGATCCGGCTGAAAGTCTCGAAGGAGCAGGCGGCCAACTTCCGCGACCTGATCGTGAGCTACTCCGAAGACCCGCGCGTGATCCTCATCAAACTGGCCGACCGCCTCGAAGTGATGCGCAACCTGCGGATGTTCCCGCGCGAGAAGTGGCGCAAGAAGAGCTGGGAGAGCATGAACCTCTACGCCCAGATCGCGCACAAACTGGGCCTCTATTCGATCAAGAGCGAGTTGGAGGACATCGCCCTGAGCTATC
Coding sequences within it:
- a CDS encoding inorganic phosphate transporter — encoded protein: MDPIYTVIIAILAVLAVSGLFVGVTNDAVNFLNSAIGSKAAPRRVILIVASIGILVGTLTSSGMMEVARNGMFDPGMFSFHEVILLYLSVMFANIILLDLYNSWGLPTSTTVSLIFCLLGAAIAVSTFKIAGSDALSMGDLGEFIHTGRAFGIVAAILLSVVIALTVGTAVMYVSRLIFSFRYTRALSRYGALWCGASLTAIIYFALFKGLKGTLSQTAFIHMVENHIILSLLVCWLTCSLILFFVQRFKINILRITILGGTFALALAFAGNDLVNFIGVPIAGWDAFRIARHAGDSAMTMDALNENVPANFAFLVGAGVVMILTLWTSRKAMHVTETELSLASQNDEQEQREYGSSAFARAIVRATLNTNHAIERVVPQRLREAISRRFEVTDIEHTGAPFDMIRATVNLTTSALLIAMATSLKLPLSTTYVTFMVAMGSSLADRAWGRETAVYRISGVMTVVAGWFVTALGGFIIAYVVGLALVYGGTVMLILLTVLAGYMLVHSNFIKKTKSAETTTAVTNENVVEEIATVVSSTINTATRIYDRTLLAVFKENRKVLRDLNRESSELYERMHERKYRMMSTLRMLRESDLDTAQYYVQVVDYLNELTKALTHIVRPAYGHIDNNHEGLTREQTTDLIRVGDEVEAIYRRINAMLTTNDFGDIDLVLSMRDRLFETISDAIKSELRRFNTSGKGSTKASMLYLTILNETRTMVLQLRNLLKAQRHFLETKGVIKSWLYYAK
- the trhA gene encoding PAQR family membrane homeostasis protein TrhA, giving the protein MAEQKVYVPTVGEEVANAVSHGVMLCLTLAALPFAAVRAYVHDGTLAAVAASVFVISLLLMFLGSTLYHSMHPASRHKEVFHILDHIFIYVAIAGTYTPIALSVIGGWQGTFITVLQWAMVLFGIIYKSLARRSIPAVSLTIYLVMGWTIVFFMPLFVRHASMPLLVLIAAGGVLYTAGAWVYARKGFRYHHMVWHLLINLAAICHFTAIVFYLY